The following are encoded in a window of Nibricoccus aquaticus genomic DNA:
- the ispD gene encoding 2-C-methyl-D-erythritol 4-phosphate cytidylyltransferase, with protein sequence MRNAAILLAAGNSKRMDGVVSDKILAPLGNRPLFAHSVAAFLASGVADFYVIVCRDQRQLTELSAYAPTPCVFVRGGKERQDSVANALEALPADIENVFIHDCARPFVRPEQLVGLLKIVRLEKAVVLAHRVTDTIKQHADTGHLKSLDRSRLWAMETPQVFSRDLITAAYAKVVEKKLPITDDASAVELLKKPVALVENPHPNPKLTTPADLPWFEYLLNQIVPPLPTAHPFRTE encoded by the coding sequence ATGAGAAACGCCGCCATCCTCCTCGCCGCCGGAAACAGCAAACGCATGGACGGCGTCGTCTCCGACAAGATCCTCGCCCCCCTCGGCAACCGCCCGCTCTTCGCCCACTCCGTCGCCGCCTTCCTCGCCAGCGGCGTCGCCGATTTCTACGTCATCGTCTGCCGCGACCAGCGCCAGCTCACCGAACTCTCCGCCTACGCGCCCACCCCCTGCGTCTTCGTCCGCGGCGGCAAGGAACGCCAGGACTCCGTCGCCAACGCCCTCGAAGCCCTCCCCGCCGACATCGAAAACGTCTTCATCCACGACTGCGCCCGCCCCTTCGTCCGCCCCGAACAACTCGTCGGCCTCCTCAAAATCGTCCGCCTCGAAAAAGCCGTCGTCCTCGCCCACCGCGTCACCGACACCATCAAGCAACACGCCGACACCGGCCACCTAAAGTCGCTCGACCGCTCCCGCCTCTGGGCCATGGAGACGCCCCAGGTTTTCTCCCGCGACCTCATCACCGCCGCCTACGCCAAAGTCGTGGAGAAAAAACTCCCCATCACCGACGACGCCTCCGCCGTGGAACTCCTCAAAAAGCCCGTCGCCCTTGTCGAGAACCCGCACCCCAACCCAAAGCTCACCACCCCCGCCGACCTCCCGTGGTTCGAGTACCTCCTCAACCAAATCGTCCCCCCACTCCCCACCGCCCACCCCTTCCGCACCGAGTAA
- a CDS encoding isochorismatase family protein, whose protein sequence is MPDTFSPFAGALLLCVDMQEIFLDEIDDSDAITSRVSFSIECARILGLHVAFTEQVPQKLGPTIPSLKKLAPKAHTFGKSTFSALADDGIRDALKSLNVEHLILCGIETSICIYQTALDAIDNNFQVTILTDATGGRRPEDARPSLESLIRAGAYVLPSEAVFYSILGSASHPAFKTFNAAVKKYD, encoded by the coding sequence ATGCCCGACACCTTCTCCCCCTTCGCCGGCGCCCTCCTCCTCTGCGTGGACATGCAGGAAATCTTCCTCGACGAAATCGACGACTCCGACGCCATCACTTCCCGCGTGTCCTTCTCCATCGAGTGCGCCCGCATCCTCGGCCTCCACGTCGCCTTCACCGAGCAAGTCCCGCAAAAACTCGGCCCCACCATCCCCTCGCTCAAAAAGCTCGCGCCCAAAGCCCACACCTTCGGCAAAAGCACCTTCTCCGCCCTCGCCGACGACGGCATCCGCGACGCCCTCAAATCCCTCAACGTCGAGCACCTCATCCTCTGCGGCATCGAAACCTCGATCTGCATCTACCAGACCGCCCTCGACGCCATCGATAACAACTTCCAGGTCACGATCCTCACCGACGCCACCGGCGGCCGCCGCCCCGAAGACGCCCGCCCCAGCCTCGAATCCCTTATCCGCGCCGGCGCTTACGTTCTCCCCTCCGAAGCCGTCTTCTACTCCATCCTCGGCAGCGCCTCGCACCCCGCCTTCAAGACCTTCAACGCAGCCGTCAAAAAATACGACTGA
- a CDS encoding acyl carrier protein, with protein sequence MTKDQCKQVVVDIITDIAPDEDLSNLKSDVRLRDQLQLDSMDFLDIVMELRKRHGIEVPEADYIQLASLDSCAEYLTPKFTAAGK encoded by the coding sequence ATGACCAAAGACCAATGTAAACAGGTGGTAGTCGATATCATCACCGACATCGCACCTGACGAAGACCTTTCCAATCTCAAGTCGGACGTGCGTCTGCGCGACCAGCTCCAGCTCGATAGCATGGACTTTTTGGACATCGTGATGGAGCTGCGCAAACGCCACGGCATCGAGGTGCCCGAGGCTGACTACATCCAGCTGGCGTCGCTCGACAGCTGCGCGGAATACCTGACGCCGAAGTTCACGGCGGCGGGGAAGTGA
- the ispF gene encoding 2-C-methyl-D-erythritol 2,4-cyclodiphosphate synthase: protein MTPLRIGHGYDIHRIVPGRPMILGGVRFDTDYGLDGHSDADALTHAICDALLGAAALPDIGHFFPNTDPAFKSIDSQILLQRVIAALRERGWKPVNIDASLIAEKPKIYPRLAEMKSALAASTGLPVDCIGLKATTNEGVDEIGRALAIAAHAVCLIERI from the coding sequence ATGACGCCCCTCCGCATCGGCCACGGCTACGACATCCACCGCATCGTTCCCGGCCGCCCCATGATCCTCGGCGGCGTCCGCTTCGACACCGACTACGGCCTCGACGGCCACTCCGATGCCGACGCCCTCACCCACGCCATCTGCGACGCCCTCCTCGGCGCCGCCGCGCTCCCCGACATCGGTCACTTCTTCCCGAATACCGATCCCGCCTTCAAAAGCATCGACTCCCAAATCCTCCTCCAACGCGTGATCGCCGCCCTCCGCGAGCGCGGCTGGAAACCCGTCAACATCGACGCCTCCCTCATCGCGGAAAAACCGAAAATTTACCCGCGTCTCGCCGAGATGAAATCCGCCCTCGCCGCGTCCACCGGCCTCCCCGTCGACTGCATCGGCCTCAAAGCCACCACCAACGAAGGCGTCGACGAAATCGGCCGCGCCCTCGCCATCGCCGCCCACGCCGTCTGCCTCATCGAACGCATCTGA
- a CDS encoding peptide ABC transporter substrate-binding protein, with translation MPFPRRPLHATSRSALSCLFVPFVGMLLALGLSACGKRETPVERGNRDQILHRGTGPEIGELDPHLSSDLTGYNILTALLEGLVSEDPVNLSPVPGVAETWDISADGLTYTFRLRADAKWSNGDQVTASDFVASYRRILTPTLGAQGAPLLYIIQNAESFHKGAITDFAKVGVTALDPRTLRITLEHPAAHFLSMLNHTAFLPVHIASIEKTGSAYERGNPWARPGTFIGNGPFTLTEWKAAQRIVVQKSPTYWDAAKVRLNAIHFHATESRDAEERAFRAGQLHLTESLTPSKIDAYRRDNPSVLRLDPYLGTEFYRLNVTRPFLNDRRIRRALALALDRKIIVEKVLRGGQSPAQAFTHPGIAGYASAAFIPTDPEAARALLAEAGYPGGKGAPAIELLYNTSESHRAVAETVQELWKRELGLEVRLVNQEWKTLQSTRRAGDFQILRSVWNPDYLDPLSFLNIWTSSSTDNYTGWSSADYDQLLFRAARTSDNAARDKLLQQAEALLLDAAPFVPLYHYTHVFLIHPSVKGWHPTLLDHHPYKHVHLEN, from the coding sequence ATGCCTTTCCCACGCCGCCCGCTCCACGCCACCAGCCGCTCCGCCCTTTCGTGTCTTTTCGTGCCTTTCGTGGGCATGCTTCTCGCCCTCGGCCTCTCCGCCTGCGGCAAACGCGAAACCCCCGTCGAACGCGGCAACCGCGACCAAATCCTCCACCGCGGCACCGGCCCCGAGATCGGCGAACTCGACCCGCACCTCTCGTCCGACCTCACCGGATACAACATCCTCACCGCCCTCCTCGAGGGCCTCGTCTCCGAAGACCCCGTCAACCTCTCTCCCGTCCCCGGCGTCGCCGAAACCTGGGACATCTCGGCCGACGGCCTGACCTACACCTTCCGCCTCCGCGCCGACGCGAAATGGTCCAACGGCGACCAGGTCACCGCCTCCGACTTCGTCGCCTCCTACCGCCGCATCCTCACACCCACCCTCGGTGCCCAGGGTGCCCCGCTCCTCTACATCATCCAGAACGCCGAATCCTTCCACAAAGGCGCCATCACCGACTTCGCCAAAGTCGGCGTCACCGCCCTCGATCCGCGCACGCTCCGCATCACCCTCGAGCACCCCGCCGCCCATTTCCTCTCGATGCTCAACCACACGGCCTTCCTCCCCGTGCATATCGCTTCCATCGAGAAAACCGGCTCAGCCTACGAACGCGGCAACCCCTGGGCCCGCCCCGGCACCTTCATCGGCAACGGCCCCTTCACGCTCACCGAATGGAAAGCCGCCCAGCGCATCGTCGTCCAAAAATCCCCCACCTACTGGGACGCCGCCAAAGTCCGCCTCAACGCCATCCACTTCCACGCCACCGAAAGCCGCGACGCCGAGGAACGCGCCTTCCGCGCCGGACAACTCCACCTCACCGAATCCCTCACGCCCTCCAAAATCGACGCCTACCGCCGCGACAATCCCTCCGTCCTCCGCCTCGATCCCTACCTCGGCACCGAGTTCTACCGCCTCAACGTCACCCGCCCCTTCCTCAACGACCGCCGCATCCGCCGCGCCCTCGCCCTCGCCCTCGATCGCAAAATCATCGTCGAAAAAGTCCTCCGCGGCGGCCAGTCCCCCGCCCAGGCGTTCACCCATCCCGGCATCGCCGGCTATGCTTCCGCTGCCTTCATCCCGACCGACCCCGAAGCCGCCCGCGCTCTCCTCGCCGAAGCCGGCTACCCCGGCGGCAAAGGTGCCCCCGCCATCGAGCTCCTCTACAACACCTCCGAGAGCCACCGCGCCGTCGCCGAGACCGTGCAGGAACTCTGGAAACGCGAACTCGGCCTCGAAGTCCGCCTCGTGAATCAGGAATGGAAAACCCTCCAGTCCACCCGCCGCGCCGGCGATTTCCAGATCCTCCGCTCCGTCTGGAATCCCGACTACCTAGACCCGCTCTCCTTCCTCAACATCTGGACCTCGTCCTCGACCGACAACTACACCGGCTGGTCCAGCGCCGACTACGACCAGCTCCTCTTCCGCGCCGCCCGCACGTCCGACAACGCCGCCCGAGACAAACTCCTCCAGCAAGCCGAAGCCCTCCTCCTCGACGCCGCCCCCTTCGTCCCGCTCTACCACTATACCCACGTCTTCCTGATCCACCCCTCCGTCAAAGGCTGGCACCCGACCCTTCTCGACCACCACCCCTACAAACACGTCCACCTCGAGAATTGA
- a CDS encoding 3'-5' exoribonuclease YhaM family protein, which yields MPDLPLATVRDLKAVEIGTGRPFASILLLRKVGTKTASNGNAFLSLELGDRTGTFNTNLFGDHPQFEATKALPEGSAVRVEGKLDYFNGRLSPKLAKLTPLTEAELALPGAVENLVELAPENAESMWTEFNATIDAIPHDELRMTTRGVFEEIGETFRVCPAAIAMHHAYRHGLLEHTLRMARAAKALLPLYPEVDPSLVLAGILLHDTGKTIEYEGALATRRSRKGILQGHVVLGYQLVRKHGLKARLDADRLERLEHIVLSHQGEPEWGAAVYAATPEAVFVSMVDNLDAKMGMVQRTLRQATDTDEFSERLPGLSSQLLVRKIGE from the coding sequence ATGCCCGATCTCCCCCTCGCCACCGTCCGCGATCTAAAAGCCGTCGAGATCGGCACCGGCCGCCCCTTCGCCAGCATCCTGCTCCTGCGCAAAGTCGGCACCAAGACCGCCTCCAACGGCAACGCCTTCCTCAGCCTCGAACTCGGCGACCGTACCGGCACTTTCAATACCAACCTCTTCGGCGACCACCCGCAGTTCGAAGCGACAAAAGCCCTCCCCGAAGGCTCCGCCGTCCGCGTCGAAGGCAAACTCGACTACTTCAACGGCCGCCTCTCGCCCAAGCTCGCGAAACTCACGCCGCTCACCGAAGCCGAACTCGCCCTCCCCGGCGCCGTCGAAAACCTCGTCGAACTCGCCCCCGAAAACGCCGAGTCCATGTGGACCGAGTTCAACGCCACGATCGACGCCATCCCGCACGACGAACTCCGTATGACCACCCGCGGCGTCTTCGAAGAGATCGGCGAAACTTTCCGCGTCTGCCCCGCCGCCATCGCGATGCACCATGCCTACCGCCACGGCCTCCTCGAGCACACCCTCCGCATGGCCCGCGCCGCCAAAGCCCTCCTCCCGCTCTACCCCGAAGTCGACCCCTCGCTCGTCCTCGCCGGCATCCTCCTCCACGATACCGGCAAAACCATCGAGTACGAAGGCGCCCTCGCCACCCGCCGCAGCCGCAAAGGCATCCTCCAGGGCCACGTCGTCCTCGGCTACCAACTCGTCCGCAAACACGGCCTCAAAGCCCGCCTCGACGCCGACCGCCTCGAACGCCTCGAACACATCGTCCTCAGCCACCAAGGCGAACCCGAGTGGGGCGCCGCCGTCTACGCCGCCACGCCGGAAGCGGTGTTCGTATCGATGGTCGACAACCTCGACGCCAAAATGGGCATGGTCCAACGCACCCTCCGCCAGGCCACCGACACCGACGAATTCTCCGAACGCCTCCCCGGCCTCAGCTCGCAACTGCTGGTACGAAAGATCGGGGAATAA
- a CDS encoding beta-ketoacyl-[acyl-carrier-protein] synthase family protein: MKPARIVITGIGLTAPNGNSLAEFRQNLLNGVAGVEKFDVRYMGQLLAGVCHYDPLRYQKKKEVRVGTRAGSISIYCAREALADSGVNFEAMPKDRVGIYIGCTEHGNVETENEIYNISKFNYDTKYWSHYHNPRTVANNPAGETSLNLGITGPAYTIGAACAAGNMGLIHATQMLRLGEVDFAICGGVSESIHTFGIFAGFKSQNALATHDDPKKASRPFDKARNGIVISEGGALYTLERLEDAQARGAKIYGEIGGYHVNSDASDYVLPNPTRQAECVRHAIARAGMKPSDIHIVNTHATATPLGDIQECEAIRAVFGEGCPDTHINNTKSFIGHAMGAAGALELAGNLPSFEDLTVHPTINVDDLDPQCALPGLVLNKPVKAKRVDAILNNSFGMLGINSTLIVKRFVA, from the coding sequence ATGAAGCCCGCCCGCATCGTCATCACAGGTATCGGTCTCACTGCGCCGAACGGCAATTCATTGGCCGAGTTTCGGCAGAATCTGCTCAACGGCGTGGCTGGCGTGGAGAAATTCGATGTGCGGTATATGGGGCAGCTGCTGGCGGGCGTGTGTCATTACGATCCGCTGCGCTATCAGAAGAAGAAGGAAGTGCGCGTGGGTACGCGGGCGGGGTCTATCTCGATCTATTGCGCGCGTGAAGCGCTGGCGGATAGTGGCGTGAATTTTGAAGCGATGCCGAAGGATCGCGTGGGCATTTATATCGGCTGCACGGAGCACGGAAACGTCGAGACGGAGAACGAAATCTACAATATCTCGAAGTTTAACTACGATACGAAGTACTGGTCGCATTATCACAATCCCCGGACGGTCGCGAACAACCCGGCTGGAGAGACATCGCTCAATCTCGGCATCACGGGGCCGGCGTACACGATCGGAGCGGCGTGCGCGGCGGGGAACATGGGGCTCATTCATGCGACGCAGATGTTGCGGCTCGGCGAAGTGGACTTCGCGATCTGCGGCGGCGTGAGCGAAAGCATTCATACGTTTGGGATTTTCGCCGGGTTCAAATCGCAGAATGCTCTCGCGACCCACGACGATCCGAAGAAGGCGTCGCGGCCGTTCGATAAAGCGCGCAACGGCATCGTGATTTCTGAAGGTGGGGCGCTCTACACGCTGGAGCGGCTCGAAGACGCGCAAGCGCGTGGGGCGAAGATTTACGGCGAGATTGGCGGGTATCATGTGAATTCGGATGCGTCTGACTATGTGCTGCCGAATCCGACGCGTCAGGCGGAGTGCGTTCGCCACGCGATCGCGCGCGCGGGCATGAAGCCAAGCGACATTCACATCGTGAACACGCACGCCACGGCGACGCCGCTGGGCGACATTCAGGAGTGCGAGGCGATCCGCGCGGTGTTTGGCGAAGGTTGTCCAGACACGCACATCAACAATACCAAGAGCTTTATCGGGCACGCGATGGGCGCGGCGGGCGCGCTGGAGCTGGCGGGAAATTTGCCGTCGTTCGAAGATCTGACGGTTCACCCGACGATCAACGTGGACGATCTGGATCCGCAGTGCGCGCTGCCGGGGCTGGTGTTGAACAAGCCGGTGAAGGCAAAACGGGTTGACGCTATTTTGAACAATTCCTTCGGTATGCTGGGCATTAACTCGACGCTGATTGTGAAGCGTTTTGTTGCCTGA
- the ptsP gene encoding phosphoenolpyruvate--protein phosphotransferase, with the protein MEARAKNEVVVPGIAASQGIAYGQVFLYIQSDVEIPSYQVDADKRIEEISRFEHALLVTRQQIQKIRDEVEKNLGADEARIFDAHLLVLEDQALISETIREFETTSKNIETCFNKVSQRYIKAFSEIDDEYLRERAGDIRDVAQRMLQNLLGQAGQNLSKLADKRAVVANDISPSDAASIDRSQAIALVTDSGSKTSHAVIVARSMKIPAVVGVRDMTRRVRNGDWILVDGYDGQVIINPTEQTLFRYGKIQLQKKGFEQRMFDASKLPAVTLDGAAVILRANIEKVDEVKLVRENSASGVGLFRTEFLYLSDNRVPSEEEQYAAYKAVAEAFPDEPVVIRTLDLGGDKPMTGNPDLFPEESNPFLGFRAIRFCLEHKEIFKDQLRAILRASAHGKVQLMYPMISGSEELARANAVLEECRAELKKDGVAFDAKMAVGAMIEIPSAAVTADILAKECDFFSIGTNDLIQYLLAIDRVNDRIAHLYEPTHPAVLRTIKQIVDEAHRQKIKVSVCGEMAGDPVYVPLLLGLGVDELSMTPPLLPAVKYLVRAMKMSEAKKLAKDALELTSPKEIYALADKFCRERVKSE; encoded by the coding sequence ATGGAAGCCCGCGCTAAAAACGAAGTCGTTGTCCCAGGCATCGCCGCCTCGCAAGGCATCGCGTACGGGCAGGTCTTTCTCTACATCCAGAGCGACGTGGAGATCCCGTCGTATCAGGTCGATGCGGACAAGCGGATCGAAGAGATTTCGCGATTCGAGCACGCGTTGCTGGTGACGCGGCAGCAGATCCAGAAAATCCGCGACGAAGTGGAAAAGAATCTGGGGGCGGATGAGGCGCGGATTTTTGACGCGCATCTGCTGGTGCTGGAGGATCAGGCGTTGATTTCGGAGACGATCCGGGAGTTCGAGACGACGTCGAAGAACATCGAGACGTGTTTCAACAAGGTGTCGCAGCGGTACATCAAGGCGTTTTCCGAAATCGACGATGAGTATCTGCGCGAGCGCGCCGGTGATATTCGCGACGTGGCGCAACGCATGTTGCAGAATTTGCTGGGACAGGCGGGGCAGAATTTGAGCAAGCTCGCGGATAAGCGGGCGGTGGTGGCGAACGATATTTCGCCGTCGGATGCGGCGAGCATCGATCGGAGCCAGGCGATCGCGCTGGTGACGGACTCGGGGAGCAAGACGAGCCATGCGGTGATCGTGGCGCGTTCGATGAAGATTCCTGCGGTGGTCGGTGTGCGCGACATGACCCGACGCGTTCGGAATGGGGACTGGATTCTCGTCGATGGATATGACGGCCAGGTGATCATCAATCCGACGGAGCAGACGCTCTTCCGCTACGGAAAAATCCAGCTGCAGAAGAAAGGCTTTGAGCAGCGGATGTTCGATGCGAGCAAGCTGCCGGCGGTGACGCTGGACGGGGCGGCTGTGATCTTGCGGGCGAACATCGAGAAGGTGGACGAGGTCAAACTGGTGCGGGAGAACTCGGCGTCGGGCGTGGGACTTTTCCGGACGGAGTTTCTTTATCTCAGCGATAACCGCGTGCCGTCGGAGGAAGAGCAATACGCGGCGTACAAGGCGGTGGCGGAGGCGTTTCCCGACGAACCGGTGGTGATCCGCACGCTCGATCTGGGCGGGGACAAGCCGATGACGGGCAATCCAGATTTGTTTCCGGAGGAGTCGAATCCGTTCCTGGGGTTTCGCGCGATCCGGTTTTGCCTGGAGCACAAAGAGATTTTCAAGGACCAGCTGCGGGCGATCCTGCGGGCGAGCGCGCATGGGAAGGTGCAGCTGATGTACCCGATGATCAGCGGTTCGGAAGAGCTGGCGCGGGCGAATGCGGTGCTGGAGGAGTGCCGGGCGGAGTTGAAGAAAGACGGCGTGGCGTTTGACGCGAAGATGGCCGTGGGGGCGATGATCGAGATCCCGAGCGCGGCGGTGACGGCGGACATCCTGGCGAAGGAGTGCGATTTTTTCAGCATCGGGACGAACGATTTGATCCAGTATCTGCTGGCGATTGATCGGGTGAATGACCGGATCGCGCATCTGTACGAGCCGACGCATCCGGCGGTGTTGCGCACGATCAAGCAGATCGTGGACGAGGCGCACCGGCAGAAGATCAAGGTGAGCGTGTGCGGCGAGATGGCGGGCGATCCGGTTTATGTGCCGTTATTGCTGGGGCTCGGTGTGGATGAGCTGAGCATGACGCCACCGCTGCTGCCCGCGGTGAAGTATCTGGTACGGGCGATGAAGATGAGCGAGGCGAAGAAGCTGGCGAAGGATGCGCTGGAGCTGACTTCGCCGAAGGAGATTTACGCACTGGCGGATAAGTTCTGCCGCGAGCGAGTGAAATCGGAGTGA
- the ispE gene encoding 4-(cytidine 5'-diphospho)-2-C-methyl-D-erythritol kinase codes for MSVFSPAKINLFLAITGRRADGFHELVSVVAPLEFGDELRVEADASGSFSLTCDVAEVPVDETNLVLRAAKTFREASGWTGGAKFSLTKRVPMGAGLGGGSSNATAALRALNALAGGRLGDGELAEIAAGLGSDCVLFLREEPLVMRGRGERIEALPEEAAGRLSGRRLLVFKPAFGIATAWAYGEMVKAAPGSYLASGDAEARLAAWIGKAGAPAEELLFNNMEAAAFRKYVALPVLLTWLKDEFGVAAGMSGSGSACYALLRGDSPVEAMVARIREALGGEVFVVETRIG; via the coding sequence GTGAGCGTTTTTTCTCCTGCGAAGATCAACCTGTTTCTGGCCATCACGGGTCGGCGGGCGGATGGGTTTCATGAATTGGTGTCGGTCGTGGCGCCGCTGGAATTTGGCGATGAGCTGCGCGTGGAGGCGGATGCGAGTGGGAGTTTTTCGCTGACTTGCGATGTGGCGGAGGTGCCGGTCGATGAGACGAATCTGGTGCTGCGGGCGGCAAAGACGTTTCGCGAGGCGAGCGGATGGACGGGCGGGGCGAAATTTTCACTGACGAAGCGGGTGCCTATGGGGGCGGGGCTGGGCGGTGGGAGCAGCAATGCGACGGCGGCGTTGCGGGCGTTGAATGCGCTCGCGGGCGGGCGCTTGGGGGATGGAGAGCTGGCGGAGATCGCGGCGGGGCTGGGGTCGGACTGCGTGTTGTTTTTGCGGGAAGAGCCCCTCGTCATGCGCGGGCGCGGGGAGCGGATCGAGGCGTTGCCGGAGGAGGCGGCGGGGCGACTGAGCGGGCGGAGGCTGCTGGTGTTCAAGCCGGCGTTTGGAATCGCGACGGCGTGGGCGTATGGAGAGATGGTGAAGGCGGCGCCGGGGTCGTATCTGGCATCCGGTGACGCGGAGGCGCGGCTGGCGGCTTGGATCGGGAAGGCGGGGGCACCGGCGGAGGAGTTGCTTTTCAATAACATGGAGGCGGCGGCATTCAGGAAGTACGTGGCGCTGCCGGTGTTGCTGACGTGGCTAAAGGATGAATTTGGGGTGGCGGCGGGGATGAGCGGGAGCGGGAGCGCGTGTTATGCGTTGCTGCGCGGGGATTCGCCGGTGGAGGCGATGGTGGCGCGTATCCGCGAGGCGTTGGGCGGGGAGGTTTTTGTGGTTGAGACGCGAATCGGGTAA
- the galE gene encoding UDP-glucose 4-epimerase GalE, protein MNVLVVGGAGYIGSHCVRQLIAAGHRPVVLDNLVFGHRAAVAKEIPLYDVNLGDEAAVGAILEKEKIEVVMHFAAYAFVGESVAQPLKYYFNNVSATLHLLNVMLAKGVKKFVFSSTCATYGIPEKMPIVEGSPQAPINPYGQTKLDIENALKSVAHATGLSFAAFRYFNAAGASEDGVIGEDHNPETHLIPLAIAAAQGKAPALKIFGTDYPTPDGTCLRDYVHVDDLARAHIAVFEKLSTPGASLFFNLGTGTPTSVREVIAAVEKASGLKVPFTEAPRRAGDPPALYADSTKAKTELGWKIKFTTIQPIVDTAWKWHASRPNGYKA, encoded by the coding sequence ATGAACGTCCTTGTCGTTGGAGGAGCCGGTTACATCGGCTCGCACTGTGTCCGCCAGCTCATTGCCGCAGGCCACCGCCCGGTGGTCCTCGATAATCTCGTATTCGGCCACCGCGCCGCCGTCGCCAAGGAGATCCCGCTGTACGACGTGAATCTAGGCGACGAAGCCGCCGTCGGCGCCATCCTCGAAAAGGAGAAGATCGAGGTCGTCATGCACTTCGCCGCCTACGCCTTCGTCGGCGAATCCGTCGCCCAGCCGCTCAAATACTACTTCAACAACGTCTCCGCCACGCTCCATCTCCTCAACGTGATGCTGGCGAAAGGCGTAAAGAAATTCGTCTTCTCCTCCACCTGCGCCACCTACGGCATCCCGGAGAAAATGCCCATCGTCGAAGGCTCGCCCCAGGCCCCCATCAATCCCTACGGCCAGACCAAACTCGACATCGAGAACGCCCTCAAATCCGTCGCCCACGCCACCGGCCTCAGCTTCGCCGCCTTCCGCTACTTCAACGCCGCCGGTGCCTCCGAAGACGGCGTCATCGGCGAAGACCATAATCCCGAGACCCATCTCATCCCCCTCGCCATCGCCGCCGCCCAGGGCAAAGCCCCCGCGCTGAAAATCTTCGGCACCGATTACCCCACACCCGACGGCACCTGCCTCCGCGACTACGTTCACGTCGACGACCTCGCCCGCGCCCACATTGCCGTCTTCGAAAAGCTCTCCACGCCTGGCGCCAGCCTTTTCTTCAACCTCGGCACCGGCACGCCTACCTCTGTCCGCGAAGTTATCGCCGCCGTCGAAAAAGCCAGCGGCCTCAAAGTCCCCTTCACCGAGGCTCCCCGCCGCGCCGGCGACCCACCCGCCCTCTACGCCGACTCCACCAAGGCGAAGACCGAGCTCGGCTGGAAAATCAAATTCACCACCATCCAGCCCATCGTGGACACCGCCTGGAAATGGCACGCGTCACGGCCAAACGGCTACAAGGCCTAG
- the pyrF gene encoding orotidine-5'-phosphate decarboxylase, giving the protein MPCDLILALDVPDRQQAAPILRQLRGSLRWVKIGLQMFTAYGPDYVKAVADEGFNIFLDLKLHDIPNTVAKAVESLAPLPIGMLTIHTSGGREMMAAARAAQQQTKPDLLLLGVTVLTSTDASGLAELGLTISPEAQVSRLGRLATDAGLRGLVCSPLEVAMLRQQLPADIQLVTPGIRPAGEAGGDDQKRIMTPAEAARTGSSYIVVGRPILKAKDPAAAARAILAELS; this is encoded by the coding sequence ATGCCCTGCGACCTCATCCTCGCCCTCGACGTCCCCGACCGCCAGCAAGCCGCCCCCATCCTCCGCCAGCTCCGCGGCTCCCTCCGCTGGGTCAAAATCGGCCTCCAGATGTTCACCGCCTACGGCCCCGACTACGTGAAGGCCGTCGCCGACGAGGGCTTCAACATCTTCCTCGATCTCAAACTCCACGACATCCCCAACACCGTCGCCAAAGCCGTCGAGTCCCTCGCCCCGCTCCCCATCGGCATGTTGACCATCCACACCTCCGGCGGACGCGAGATGATGGCCGCCGCCCGCGCCGCCCAACAACAAACCAAGCCCGACCTCCTCCTCCTCGGCGTCACCGTCCTCACCTCGACCGACGCCTCCGGCCTTGCCGAACTCGGCCTCACTATCTCCCCCGAAGCGCAAGTCTCCCGCCTGGGCCGCCTCGCGACCGACGCCGGCCTCCGCGGCCTCGTCTGCTCCCCGCTTGAAGTCGCCATGCTGCGCCAGCAACTCCCGGCCGACATCCAGCTTGTCACCCCCGGCATCCGCCCCGCCGGTGAAGCCGGAGGCGACGACCAGAAACGCATCATGACCCCCGCCGAAGCCGCCCGCACCGGCTCCAGCTACATTGTCGTGGGCCGCCCGATACTCAAAGCCAAAGACCCCGCCGCCGCCGCCCGCGCCATCCTCGCCGAGCTCTCCTAA